Proteins encoded in a region of the Marinococcus sp. PL1-022 genome:
- the ytkD gene encoding RNA deprotection pyrophosphohydrolase translates to MTTCYKFRDYYNNEVELAFNGTPFSDKPGHVWVICLYAGRWLLTRHSQRGLEFPGGKIEKGEAPEEAAVREVDEETGGRIDVIRSLGQYKVVGRSEDVIKNIYIAVVDSLVHHEDYMETDGPVLIETLPSNIRDHPGYSFIMKDEVLPRSVKYAEEAGYITLR, encoded by the coding sequence GGACTACTACAATAACGAAGTGGAATTGGCGTTTAACGGCACTCCATTTTCAGACAAGCCGGGACATGTATGGGTAATATGCTTATATGCCGGCAGATGGCTGCTCACTCGTCACTCCCAGCGCGGGCTGGAGTTTCCCGGCGGGAAGATCGAAAAGGGAGAAGCCCCCGAAGAAGCAGCTGTGCGGGAGGTCGATGAGGAAACCGGCGGCCGCATTGATGTAATACGCTCTCTCGGCCAGTACAAAGTAGTGGGCCGGAGTGAAGATGTAATAAAAAATATATACATCGCAGTGGTGGATTCACTGGTTCATCACGAGGATTATATGGAAACGGATGGCCCGGTGTTGATAGAAACACTTCCAAGTAATATTCGTGATCATCCCGGCTACAGCTTTATTATGAAAGACGAAGTGCTCCCCCGCTCCGTAAAATATGCGGAGGAAGCAGGATATATTACATTAAGATGA
- the pckA gene encoding phosphoenolpyruvate carboxykinase (ATP): MKPPFASKSETNLLNEAHVQWNLSVPALVKRSLALQEGSLTAEGALAVKTGKYTGRSPKDKYIVDEPGSSPSIDWGNVNKPMSEEVFERLYNKVTAHLSSQNEVFASDALAGADPDYQLPVRVITSYAWHQLFTRQLFIRPDGRETPSVSPFTLIAAPECKADPEIDGTSSETFIVISFARRTVLIGGTEYAGEMKKSIFSVMNYLLPEQNVLPMHCSANIGSDGKSALFFGLSGTGKTTLSADPSRLLVGDDEHGWSENGIFNIEGGCYAKCSNLSKQKEPQIWNAIRFGAVLENVGIDNVSGKVDYTDTQITENTRAAYPIEHVDGIVPSGTAGHPSAIIFLTADAFGVLPPISRLTKEQAMYHFLSGYTSKLAGTERGVTSPEATFSTCFGAPFLPRQASVYAEMLGEKIDEHNVPVFLVNTGWSGGGYGVGSRMDLSYTRAMVQAALNGELTDAATVEDPIFGLHIPESCPGVPEDMLQPKKMWSEAGDYEVQARMLARKFAANFKRFYDVPDSIAKAGPSQL; this comes from the coding sequence ATGAAGCCGCCGTTCGCTTCCAAATCCGAAACAAACCTGTTAAACGAAGCGCATGTCCAATGGAATCTCTCTGTCCCTGCGCTTGTGAAGCGCTCGCTGGCTCTGCAGGAGGGCTCACTTACAGCAGAGGGTGCTCTTGCCGTGAAAACAGGCAAATATACCGGCAGGTCGCCAAAGGATAAATATATTGTCGATGAACCTGGCAGTTCTCCTTCTATTGACTGGGGAAATGTAAACAAACCAATGTCTGAGGAAGTGTTTGAACGGCTTTATAACAAAGTGACGGCTCATTTGAGCAGTCAGAATGAAGTTTTCGCAAGCGACGCCCTGGCTGGAGCCGACCCCGACTACCAGCTTCCTGTCCGGGTCATCACCTCCTACGCCTGGCATCAATTGTTCACACGTCAGCTGTTTATCCGGCCTGACGGAAGAGAAACTCCATCTGTTTCACCCTTTACGCTCATTGCCGCACCGGAATGCAAAGCAGACCCGGAGATAGATGGTACCTCGTCGGAAACATTTATCGTCATCAGCTTTGCGCGGCGCACGGTTTTAATTGGCGGCACAGAGTACGCCGGAGAAATGAAAAAATCAATCTTTTCTGTCATGAACTACCTGCTCCCTGAACAAAATGTGCTTCCGATGCACTGCTCGGCAAACATCGGCAGTGACGGAAAAAGCGCGTTGTTTTTCGGTCTCTCCGGCACCGGAAAAACAACCCTATCCGCGGACCCCTCCCGGCTTTTGGTCGGCGACGATGAACACGGCTGGTCCGAAAACGGCATCTTTAATATCGAAGGCGGATGCTACGCAAAATGCTCGAACCTTTCCAAGCAGAAGGAACCGCAGATCTGGAACGCTATTCGTTTCGGTGCTGTGCTTGAAAATGTCGGTATAGACAATGTCAGCGGCAAAGTTGACTATACTGATACACAGATCACGGAAAACACAAGGGCAGCTTATCCGATTGAGCACGTCGACGGGATTGTTCCCTCCGGCACAGCCGGCCATCCTTCGGCGATCATCTTTTTAACGGCAGATGCATTCGGCGTTCTTCCGCCAATCAGCAGACTGACGAAGGAGCAGGCCATGTACCATTTTCTCAGCGGCTACACAAGCAAACTAGCCGGCACGGAAAGAGGCGTCACTTCTCCGGAAGCAACTTTTTCCACCTGCTTTGGGGCGCCGTTTCTTCCACGGCAGGCCTCGGTCTATGCAGAAATGCTCGGAGAAAAAATCGACGAACACAATGTTCCTGTCTTTCTGGTGAATACCGGCTGGAGCGGTGGCGGCTACGGAGTCGGAAGCCGCATGGACCTTTCATACACCCGGGCTATGGTACAGGCAGCCCTCAATGGAGAGCTGACCGATGCAGCCACTGTAGAGGACCCTATTTTCGGACTGCATATTCCCGAGTCCTGCCCCGGTGTTCCCGAAGATATGCTTCAGCCGAAGAAAATGTGGTCAGAGGCCGGCGACTACGAGGTTCAGGCCCGTATGCTTGCCCGCAAGTTTGCAGCAAACTTTAAACGGTTTTACGATGTCCCTGACTCTATCGCAAAGGCAGGACCATCGCAGCTGTAA
- a CDS encoding DUF393 domain-containing protein, whose product MEQQSEFIVFYDSDCPLCTRFHTYLSAIDKTNTVNWKPIYDEDLFEKYPMLKGEPLEDQMHSVEDNTYVYAGYFTVKKLCYTIPALKPLKAVFLLPGVETLGRKLYHTVSTNRYQWFHFLCDDKTCQREGH is encoded by the coding sequence ATGGAACAACAATCGGAATTTATTGTATTTTATGATAGTGACTGTCCGTTATGCACCAGGTTCCATACTTATCTTTCAGCGATAGATAAAACGAACACGGTGAATTGGAAGCCTATATATGATGAGGATTTATTTGAAAAGTACCCAATGCTCAAGGGAGAGCCTCTTGAAGATCAGATGCACAGTGTAGAGGATAATACGTATGTATACGCCGGATATTTTACGGTGAAAAAATTGTGTTATACTATTCCAGCGTTAAAGCCGCTGAAGGCAGTGTTTCTGCTGCCGGGCGTGGAAACGCTTGGCCGAAAGCTGTACCACACAGTGTCTACAAACCGGTATCAGTGGTTTCATTTCCTATGTGATGACAAGACGTGCCAGCGGGAAGGGCACTAA
- the metK gene encoding methionine adenosyltransferase: MSTIGRRLFTSESVTEGHPDKVCDQISDAILDEILKDDPNARVAAETVVNTGLVLVAGEISTSTYVDIPKIARETLKDIGYTRAKYGFDYETCSVLTSIDEQSADIAQGVDEALETREGSMTEDELESIGAGDQGLMFGYADNETDELMPMPISLAHKLARQLTKVRKEGNLSYLRPDGKTQVTVEYGDDGKPLRVETIVISTQHSDDVTLAQIEEDMHKYVIEPVVPAELLDAKTNYFINPTGRFVIGGPQGDAGLTGRKIIVDTYGGYARHGGGAFSGKDPTKVDRSASYAARYVAKNIIAAGLADKCEVQLAYAIGVAQPVSISIATFGTGKVSEEVLVKLANENFDLRPAGIIKMLDLRRPIYRQTAAYGHFGRHDVDLPWERTDKAAALQEQAFTEKQQ, from the coding sequence GTGTCTACAATTGGACGACGTTTATTTACGTCGGAATCTGTAACAGAAGGGCACCCGGATAAGGTGTGTGATCAGATCTCCGACGCGATTTTGGATGAAATATTAAAGGATGATCCGAATGCCCGGGTGGCAGCGGAAACAGTAGTGAACACCGGTCTCGTATTGGTCGCAGGAGAAATATCTACATCTACATACGTGGATATTCCTAAAATTGCCCGGGAAACTTTAAAGGATATTGGTTATACACGGGCGAAATACGGGTTTGATTACGAAACGTGCTCGGTTTTGACTTCGATAGATGAACAGTCGGCCGACATCGCCCAGGGCGTTGATGAGGCGCTTGAAACCCGTGAAGGCTCGATGACTGAGGATGAATTGGAATCGATTGGAGCAGGAGATCAGGGCTTGATGTTTGGGTATGCCGATAACGAAACCGATGAACTCATGCCTATGCCGATTTCACTTGCTCACAAGCTGGCACGCCAGTTAACGAAGGTTCGCAAAGAAGGCAATCTTTCGTATCTGCGTCCGGACGGAAAGACGCAGGTTACGGTGGAATACGGAGATGACGGGAAACCACTCCGGGTGGAAACGATCGTTATTTCCACCCAGCATTCAGATGACGTAACGCTTGCCCAAATTGAAGAGGATATGCACAAATACGTGATCGAGCCGGTCGTGCCGGCAGAGCTTCTCGATGCTAAAACCAACTATTTCATAAACCCGACCGGACGCTTTGTCATTGGTGGACCGCAGGGAGATGCCGGGCTTACAGGAAGAAAAATTATTGTTGATACGTACGGAGGCTACGCCCGTCATGGCGGCGGGGCGTTTTCCGGTAAAGACCCGACAAAGGTCGACCGTTCCGCATCGTACGCAGCCCGGTATGTAGCGAAAAATATTATCGCAGCAGGACTGGCAGATAAATGCGAGGTTCAGCTTGCGTATGCGATCGGCGTGGCGCAGCCGGTCTCCATTTCGATCGCCACGTTTGGGACGGGGAAAGTATCAGAAGAGGTGCTCGTAAAGCTTGCCAACGAAAACTTTGATCTCCGGCCGGCCGGCATCATCAAAATGCTTGACCTTCGCAGACCGATTTACAGACAGACAGCCGCTTACGGTCACTTCGGCCGTCATGACGTTGATCTGCCATGGGAACGCACGGACAAAGCAGCGGCGCTTCAGGAACAGGCATTCACCGAAAAGCAGCAGTAA
- the putP gene encoding sodium/proline symporter PutP: MDISVPTIVTFIVYLVVMLGIGFLFYKLTNNLSDYVLGGRKLNGPVAALSAGASDMSSWLLLGLPGAMYLGGMSEIWLPIGLTIGAYLNWQFQARRLRRYTIIANDSITIPDFLENRFHDKTKALRIVSALFILIFFTFYTSSGLVGGATLFVSSFGLSYQAALWIGGAVIITYTFLGGFMAVSWTDFIQGILMFLALVAVPIAAVIEIGGWGNSVQSVASINPDALSAFTNVSVISVVSLLAWGLGYFGQPHIITRFMAIRSEKEIPMARFVGMSWMVISLLGAIFTGFVGIAYFSGDAQLGDGNQETVFILFTQVLFNPWVSGVLLAAILAAIMSTVDSQLLVSSSALAEDFYKGLLRPHASDRELVWVGRFGVIVIALIALLLASNPGSTVLELVSYAWAGFGAVFGPAMLFSLFWRRTSMWGVLAGMIAGGATVIIWVQLTGGLFDLYEIVPGFFINVIIIIAVSLLGPKPSDKIKTEFDSVSTYTEKS, translated from the coding sequence ATGGATATTTCCGTACCAACAATTGTAACTTTTATCGTTTACCTTGTTGTAATGCTTGGCATTGGTTTTTTATTTTACAAGCTGACCAATAACCTCTCAGATTACGTTTTAGGCGGACGAAAATTAAATGGCCCCGTAGCTGCACTCAGTGCCGGCGCCTCTGACATGAGCAGCTGGCTTCTGCTCGGGCTTCCCGGAGCCATGTACCTGGGCGGAATGAGCGAAATATGGCTGCCTATCGGCCTCACCATCGGAGCTTATTTGAACTGGCAGTTTCAGGCGAGAAGACTGCGCAGGTACACAATTATCGCCAACGATTCCATTACGATACCCGACTTTCTTGAAAACCGCTTCCACGATAAAACAAAAGCACTGCGTATTGTTTCGGCATTATTTATACTTATTTTCTTTACCTTTTATACATCCTCCGGACTGGTCGGGGGAGCCACCCTGTTTGTCAGTTCCTTCGGGCTTTCCTATCAGGCAGCCCTTTGGATCGGCGGCGCTGTTATTATTACCTATACGTTTCTCGGCGGATTCATGGCCGTTAGCTGGACGGACTTTATCCAGGGCATTCTGATGTTTCTGGCGCTCGTTGCTGTTCCGATCGCTGCTGTTATAGAAATTGGTGGTTGGGGAAATTCCGTCCAATCCGTGGCATCCATTAATCCGGATGCGTTAAGTGCCTTTACAAACGTGAGCGTTATCTCTGTGGTCTCCCTGCTCGCCTGGGGACTCGGCTACTTCGGCCAGCCTCATATTATTACCAGGTTTATGGCGATACGCTCCGAAAAAGAAATTCCGATGGCCAGGTTTGTAGGTATGAGCTGGATGGTTATTTCTCTTCTCGGCGCTATTTTTACAGGGTTTGTCGGTATTGCTTACTTCTCGGGGGACGCCCAGCTCGGAGATGGGAATCAGGAAACGGTCTTTATTCTGTTTACCCAGGTACTGTTTAACCCATGGGTATCCGGGGTTCTGCTCGCAGCGATTCTTGCTGCTATTATGAGCACAGTGGACTCCCAGCTGCTTGTATCTTCAAGTGCGCTTGCAGAAGACTTTTACAAGGGCCTTCTCCGGCCGCACGCTTCTGACCGGGAGCTCGTCTGGGTCGGAAGATTCGGCGTTATTGTCATAGCCCTTATTGCCCTGCTTCTCGCCTCCAACCCCGGCAGTACAGTGCTTGAACTCGTAAGCTACGCGTGGGCCGGGTTCGGCGCGGTGTTCGGGCCTGCGATGCTTTTCTCCCTATTCTGGCGCCGGACAAGCATGTGGGGTGTACTGGCTGGGATGATCGCCGGCGGGGCAACCGTAATTATCTGGGTCCAGCTTACCGGAGGATTGTTTGATCTTTACGAAATTGTGCCAGGCTTCTTCATCAACGTCATAATCATTATTGCCGTCAGCCTGCTCGGACCGAAGCCTTCTGATAAAATTAAAACCGAATTTGACTCTGTCAGCACGTATACAGAAAAAAGCTGA
- a CDS encoding sigma-54 interaction domain-containing protein, whose translation MVYQGTNSLSYPELNDIFDHLMVKMDQGIRVIDADENLIIYNDKMREIESMTYEDFNNKGMMDVFLFEHERDSRLLQAIKQGVETREKKQHYTNSRGKNITTINEIFPIYSGGRIIAAAEIAKDVTRMEKLVRENQKKTGSGLFTFDQIIGHSAEITGVVQNAKRATRTSSSVLIVGETGTGKELFAQSIHSESERSGQPFVSQNCAALPETLIEGILFGTVKGAFTGASERAGLFEKAEGGTLLLDEINSLPVALQAKLLRVLQEKKVTRLGSHKEQSINVRIIATMNKEPAEAIQNNELREDLFYRIGVVTLYVPSLRERKTDIEPLVETFLEKYNQVFQMDVNRVSPAVKTRLEAYHWPGNIRELEHVIEGAMNLMLDEKVIEESHLPDHFRKRTDLLETGEIESRDSAGGSSHEGNLKARLLEMEFALIKEALNQSGGNVMQAAKKLGISRQSLQYRMSKFHL comes from the coding sequence ATGGTATATCAAGGCACGAATTCGTTATCCTATCCTGAGCTGAACGATATTTTTGATCATTTAATGGTAAAAATGGATCAGGGGATCCGTGTCATCGATGCAGATGAAAACCTGATTATTTATAACGACAAAATGCGCGAAATCGAATCTATGACGTATGAGGATTTTAATAATAAAGGCATGATGGACGTTTTTCTTTTCGAGCATGAACGGGACAGCAGACTGCTCCAGGCTATTAAGCAGGGAGTGGAAACGAGAGAAAAAAAGCAGCATTATACAAACAGCCGTGGAAAAAATATCACGACTATTAATGAAATCTTTCCAATTTATTCAGGCGGTCGGATTATCGCAGCTGCCGAAATCGCAAAGGATGTCACCCGCATGGAGAAGCTGGTCCGGGAAAACCAGAAAAAAACCGGCAGTGGGCTTTTTACATTTGACCAGATTATCGGGCATTCAGCTGAAATCACGGGTGTGGTGCAGAACGCGAAGCGGGCAACAAGAACGTCATCATCGGTATTAATTGTAGGAGAGACCGGCACAGGGAAGGAATTGTTTGCCCAGAGCATCCACAGTGAAAGTGAGCGGTCGGGACAGCCGTTTGTGTCACAAAACTGCGCCGCGCTTCCGGAAACGCTTATTGAAGGCATTTTGTTTGGTACCGTAAAGGGGGCATTTACAGGAGCATCTGAACGGGCCGGGCTGTTTGAAAAGGCAGAAGGCGGGACGCTGCTGCTCGATGAAATTAATTCGCTGCCGGTAGCACTGCAGGCAAAGCTTCTGCGCGTCCTGCAGGAGAAAAAAGTAACCCGTTTAGGATCGCATAAAGAGCAGTCCATCAATGTCCGTATTATTGCCACGATGAATAAAGAGCCGGCAGAGGCTATTCAAAACAATGAGCTGCGTGAGGATCTTTTTTACCGTATTGGTGTGGTTACGCTATATGTCCCTTCGCTCCGGGAAAGAAAAACAGATATCGAGCCGCTGGTGGAAACCTTTCTGGAAAAGTACAACCAGGTTTTTCAAATGGACGTAAATCGCGTTTCCCCGGCGGTGAAAACCAGGCTGGAGGCCTATCATTGGCCGGGAAATATCCGGGAGCTTGAACACGTTATCGAAGGAGCGATGAATTTAATGCTCGATGAGAAAGTGATCGAAGAAAGCCACCTGCCGGATCATTTTCGCAAACGCACCGATCTTCTGGAAACAGGAGAGATAGAAAGCAGGGATTCAGCTGGGGGAAGCAGCCACGAAGGAAATTTAAAGGCACGTCTGCTTGAAATGGAATTTGCTCTAATTAAAGAAGCGCTGAACCAAAGCGGCGGCAACGTAATGCAGGCAGCCAAAAAGCTTGGAATCAGCCGGCAGAGTCTGCAGTACCGGATGAGTAAATTTCATTTATAA
- a CDS encoding proline dehydrogenase family protein codes for MTISRSFFIFLSQNKTLTRGAKKWGIHLGASKVVAGEDIDEALTTIQSMNDQGLMATIDHLGEFITEKSEVEEAKQKTIEIIESVCAKNVQSELTVKLTKLGLDIDTDYCIENMKEILQAAKDKQNFVNIDMEDYSRYEKTLSVLKTLRKEYDNVGTVLQGYLRRGLDDLDSLAGVPLRIVKGAYQEKEEVAFTDKHEIDANYFLMIQKHLQQEGFTAIGTHDHRIINAVKLFVKDQGIAYDSFEFQMLYGFRTELQLQLVQEGYNVRVYVPFGKEWYGYFMRRLAERPQNLVSVAKGIITK; via the coding sequence ATGACAATTTCACGTTCGTTTTTTATATTTCTATCCCAAAACAAGACGCTGACAAGGGGTGCCAAAAAGTGGGGCATCCATCTCGGAGCTTCAAAAGTAGTGGCTGGAGAAGATATTGATGAAGCACTAACGACCATTCAGTCGATGAACGATCAGGGCCTGATGGCGACTATTGACCATCTTGGGGAATTTATAACGGAAAAATCAGAGGTGGAAGAAGCCAAGCAGAAAACCATCGAAATTATTGAGAGCGTCTGCGCGAAAAACGTACAGTCAGAGCTGACAGTGAAGCTGACGAAGCTCGGTCTTGATATAGATACGGACTACTGCATCGAAAATATGAAGGAAATCCTGCAGGCGGCCAAGGATAAACAAAATTTTGTAAACATCGACATGGAAGACTATTCCCGTTATGAAAAGACGCTGAGTGTACTGAAAACGCTCCGGAAGGAATATGATAATGTAGGCACTGTTCTGCAGGGGTATTTACGGCGGGGGCTCGATGATCTCGACAGTCTTGCAGGGGTGCCTCTCCGGATTGTAAAGGGAGCTTATCAGGAGAAGGAAGAGGTTGCCTTCACAGACAAGCATGAGATTGACGCTAATTATTTTCTGATGATTCAAAAACATCTGCAGCAGGAAGGCTTTACAGCCATCGGCACACATGATCACCGTATTATTAATGCGGTTAAGCTGTTCGTGAAAGATCAGGGCATAGCTTATGATTCATTTGAATTTCAGATGCTGTATGGCTTTCGGACAGAGCTGCAGCTGCAGCTTGTGCAGGAAGGCTACAATGTCAGAGTCTACGTGCCCTTTGGTAAAGAATGGTATGGTTATTTTATGAGAAGACTGGCAGAACGCCCACAGAACCTCGTATCCGTGGCTAAAGGGATAATTACGAAATAA
- a CDS encoding DMT family transporter: protein MIARQKALKLQFNQGVLSAYNGCDTQLKPATERKPTMQTVQKQRTAGFLLVISGASLWGVGGTGAQYIFEAHYLAVEWLVAVRLLLSGILLLTISLMLGNKEKVTGIWKQKKSAGAVVIFGLFGMLGVQYTYMASIESGNAAVATLLQYLAPVFILVYLLAARHTYWNRRDGGAVLMGLAGTFLLLTNGEPAELSVSPEAVVWGVLSGVALAFYTLYAGPLLAAWGSMNVIGWAMTVGGAAVSFLHAPWDTGWESWTWSLAGSVIFVVIFGTMIAFWFYLESLKYLKPQETSILGCLEPLAAILTSVWWLHVPFGLFQSVGACLILGMVVYLSMPQKQRAKPAPA, encoded by the coding sequence TTGATTGCCAGGCAGAAGGCCCTGAAGCTACAGTTTAATCAGGGAGTGCTTTCTGCGTATAATGGATGTGACACGCAGCTGAAACCGGCAACAGAAAGGAAACCGACGATGCAGACAGTACAAAAACAACGAACGGCTGGCTTTTTGCTTGTGATAAGCGGAGCCTCCCTCTGGGGTGTTGGAGGAACAGGAGCACAGTATATTTTTGAAGCGCACTACCTGGCCGTGGAGTGGCTGGTGGCTGTCAGGCTGCTTCTATCCGGAATTCTCCTTTTAACCATTTCTTTAATGCTTGGAAATAAAGAAAAAGTGACCGGAATCTGGAAGCAGAAAAAGAGCGCAGGGGCAGTGGTTATATTCGGGTTATTTGGTATGCTGGGCGTTCAGTATACATATATGGCCTCCATTGAAAGCGGAAACGCGGCAGTGGCCACGCTGCTGCAATACCTGGCTCCTGTATTTATTCTTGTTTACCTGCTTGCGGCCCGGCATACCTATTGGAATAGACGGGACGGAGGTGCCGTATTAATGGGACTTGCCGGCACGTTTCTGCTGCTGACAAACGGGGAGCCGGCCGAATTATCCGTGTCGCCGGAGGCGGTGGTCTGGGGCGTGCTTTCCGGAGTGGCGCTTGCCTTCTATACTCTGTACGCAGGTCCTCTTTTAGCCGCGTGGGGGTCCATGAATGTCATTGGGTGGGCTATGACGGTTGGAGGAGCAGCTGTAAGCTTTTTGCATGCCCCGTGGGACACCGGATGGGAGAGCTGGACATGGAGCTTGGCTGGGAGCGTAATTTTTGTCGTTATTTTCGGCACTATGATTGCTTTTTGGTTTTACCTGGAAAGCCTGAAATATTTAAAGCCTCAGGAAACAAGCATCTTAGGGTGTCTGGAACCATTGGCGGCTATTTTGACTTCGGTATGGTGGCTGCACGTTCCGTTTGGACTTTTCCAGAGCGTGGGCGCCTGTTTGATACTTGGCATGGTCGTTTATTTGTCAATGCCGCAAAAGCAGCGGGCAAAGCCTGCCCCCGCGTAA
- a CDS encoding UbiD family decarboxylase, protein MYQNLNECVEDLEKNGHLIRIKEEVDPYLEMASIHLRVYEQEGPAILFENVKGSPFQAVSNLFGTVERSRFIFRKNWKQVQNVIAMRNDPVQALKHPLRNMTSGLTAVKALPKKKKGGTENFREVSISDLPMIQHWPRDGGAFLTLPQVYTEDPEKSGPMNANLGMYRVQLSGNEFVQNEEVGLHYQIQRGIGVHQAKAVAKGEPLKVSIFLGGPPAHTISAVMPLPEGLSEMMFAGMLSGRRFQYSYEDGYCINHDADFVITGEIYPEDTKPEGPFGDHLGYYSLTHDFPVMKVHKVYAKDKAILPFTVVGRPPQEDTSFGAVIHEMTGEAIKQEITGVKEVHAVDAAGVHPLLLAIGSERYTPFQSVKQPAELLTIANRILGTGQLSLAKYLFITAEQERELDTHQEEDFFTYMLERINLRRDLHFQTKTTIDTLDYSGEGLNEGSKVVIAAYGDVKRDLCQRVPEGFPADSPMHSPKLVMPGVIAVEAAEFTSYRQAAEEISAFAERLDEQWDVKETPMIIICDDSSFVSDTMQNFQWAVFTRSNPSHDIHGVNSFYENKHWGCDSLIIDARIKPHHAPPLLPDENVEHRVDSLMERVGLREK, encoded by the coding sequence ATGTATCAAAACCTCAACGAATGCGTAGAAGATCTGGAAAAGAACGGTCATTTAATACGAATCAAGGAAGAGGTTGATCCCTACCTGGAAATGGCTTCGATTCATTTGAGGGTCTATGAACAGGAAGGGCCGGCCATTTTATTTGAAAACGTAAAAGGAAGCCCATTCCAGGCCGTTTCTAATTTATTTGGCACCGTCGAACGCAGCAGGTTCATTTTTCGGAAAAACTGGAAACAGGTGCAAAATGTTATTGCGATGAGAAATGATCCGGTGCAGGCACTGAAGCATCCGTTACGTAACATGACGAGCGGCCTGACGGCAGTAAAAGCTCTTCCAAAGAAAAAGAAGGGCGGCACGGAAAACTTCCGGGAAGTGAGCATCAGTGACCTGCCGATGATTCAGCACTGGCCCCGGGATGGCGGCGCGTTTCTCACCCTGCCGCAGGTGTATACAGAGGACCCGGAAAAATCGGGGCCGATGAACGCCAACCTCGGCATGTACCGGGTGCAGCTTAGCGGCAATGAATTTGTACAGAATGAAGAAGTGGGGCTGCATTATCAGATTCAACGGGGAATTGGTGTACATCAGGCAAAGGCCGTAGCTAAGGGAGAGCCTTTGAAGGTGAGTATTTTTCTCGGCGGACCTCCGGCGCACACTATTTCAGCAGTAATGCCGCTTCCGGAAGGGCTGAGTGAGATGATGTTTGCCGGTATGCTGTCCGGGCGTCGTTTTCAGTACAGCTATGAAGACGGCTACTGCATTAATCATGACGCCGATTTTGTTATTACGGGTGAAATTTATCCGGAGGACACGAAGCCGGAAGGACCATTTGGCGACCATTTGGGCTATTACAGCCTGACGCATGATTTCCCGGTCATGAAGGTTCATAAGGTGTATGCGAAGGACAAAGCTATTCTGCCGTTTACCGTAGTTGGCCGACCGCCGCAGGAGGATACCTCATTTGGAGCGGTGATCCACGAAATGACAGGGGAAGCAATCAAACAGGAAATTACCGGAGTCAAAGAAGTTCATGCTGTGGACGCTGCAGGGGTGCATCCGCTTCTGCTGGCCATAGGCAGCGAACGGTATACGCCGTTTCAAAGCGTGAAGCAGCCGGCGGAGCTGTTAACAATTGCTAATCGTATTCTCGGAACAGGACAGTTAAGCCTGGCCAAATATTTATTTATTACAGCGGAACAGGAAAGAGAACTCGATACGCATCAGGAGGAGGATTTTTTCACGTACATGCTTGAGCGGATTAATCTGCGCCGCGATCTTCATTTTCAGACCAAAACGACAATCGATACGCTTGATTACAGCGGAGAAGGACTGAATGAGGGCAGCAAGGTAGTTATCGCGGCTTATGGGGATGTGAAGCGGGATCTTTGCCAACGCGTGCCGGAAGGCTTCCCGGCTGACAGTCCGATGCATTCGCCCAAGCTTGTGATGCCGGGCGTAATAGCGGTGGAAGCAGCGGAGTTTACCAGCTACAGGCAGGCGGCTGAAGAAATATCCGCTTTCGCTGAACGTCTCGATGAACAGTGGGACGTCAAAGAAACCCCAATGATTATCATCTGTGATGACAGCAGCTTTGTCAGTGATACGATGCAGAATTTCCAGTGGGCCGTTTTTACACGCAGCAATCCTTCCCACGATATTCACGGGGTGAACAGCTTTTATGAAAACAAGCACTGGGGATGCGACAGTTTGATCATCGATGCCCGCATCAAGCCTCATCATGCACCGCCACTGCTTCCGGATGAAAATGTGGAGCACCGGGTGGATAGTCTTATGGAACGGGTTGGCTTAAGGGAAAAATAG